From a region of the Drosophila ananassae strain 14024-0371.13 chromosome XL, ASM1763931v2, whole genome shotgun sequence genome:
- the LOC6504026 gene encoding 60S ribosomal protein L36 isoform X1, translated as MADNLMQPWSSFLCHKPANRAGLFLFNLTTLQETMAVRYELCIGLNKGHKTTKVKNVKYTGDKKVKGLRGSRLKNIQTRHTKFMRDLVREVVGHAPYEKRTMELLKVSKDKRALKFLKRRLGTHIRAKRKREELSNILTQLRKAQTHAK; from the exons ATGGCCGATAATTTAATGCAGCCCTGGTCAAGTTTTTTGTGCCATAAACCCGCAAACCGAGCTGGTCTCTTTCTTTTTAACCTCACGACTTTGCAAG AGACAATGGCGGTGCGTTACGAGCTGTGCATCGGCCTCAACAAGGGCCACAAGACCACCAAGGTCAAGAATGTGAAATACACCGGTGACAAGAAAGTTAAGGGTCTGAGGGGTTCCCGCTTGAAGAAC ATCCAGACCCGTCACACCAAGTTCATGCGCGATCTGGTGCGTGAGGTGGTGGGCCATGCTCCCTACGAGAAGCGCACCATGGAGTTGCTGAAGGTGTCCAAGGATAAGCGTGCTCTGAAGTTCCTGAAGCGCCGCTTGGGCACACACATCCGTGCCAAGAGGAAGCGTGAGGAGCTGTCCAACATCCTCACCCAGCTGAGGAAGGCCCAGACCCACGCCAAGTAA
- the LOC6504026 gene encoding 60S ribosomal protein L36 isoform X2 — protein sequence MAVRYELCIGLNKGHKTTKVKNVKYTGDKKVKGLRGSRLKNIQTRHTKFMRDLVREVVGHAPYEKRTMELLKVSKDKRALKFLKRRLGTHIRAKRKREELSNILTQLRKAQTHAK from the exons ATGGCGGTGCGTTACGAGCTGTGCATCGGCCTCAACAAGGGCCACAAGACCACCAAGGTCAAGAATGTGAAATACACCGGTGACAAGAAAGTTAAGGGTCTGAGGGGTTCCCGCTTGAAGAAC ATCCAGACCCGTCACACCAAGTTCATGCGCGATCTGGTGCGTGAGGTGGTGGGCCATGCTCCCTACGAGAAGCGCACCATGGAGTTGCTGAAGGTGTCCAAGGATAAGCGTGCTCTGAAGTTCCTGAAGCGCCGCTTGGGCACACACATCCGTGCCAAGAGGAAGCGTGAGGAGCTGTCCAACATCCTCACCCAGCTGAGGAAGGCCCAGACCCACGCCAAGTAA